One genomic window of Carassius auratus strain Wakin chromosome 14, ASM336829v1, whole genome shotgun sequence includes the following:
- the LOC113113424 gene encoding uncharacterized protein LOC113113424, with protein sequence MNQRSPARGRQNQLFDPNEIHPNPEHLIQQSVGSDEIPRQKLSCSQLIDFLKSSSKSNLASELLLSAAEVKYRPHVTEASFRLMQQTTACVDQRVIALTVVKKDVENQIFSKRKVSEHVFAVKESSAEVSYHWMIATSGELWDIGDFCGSLPEPFPNKMTDFNLQADCKAPDLSRRSVCPSAEESWRLKDGQSPDTLTDHAEDDHAEHVRIPEFQSRRFEEMPVVISHVVHPNKFFIQHEDTNLRELSEIMPRNSSRSFAEMNRIPDIGVYVMVWFLKQEMWCRGQIIRVRQMSRGPSSRDCRDVKVEVRRIDYGDVVWVSLWEVKELSGETTSIPVQALQVSLANVRPVNGETWSFEAISWFKSKVQNKTLYARLYPEEGEVLVELFMEKGKIGAMRRGDSLSVRLAQNRFAIHECNKPRGLKRSGIPEQRRQQSLQWEKYLISCYSHNRK encoded by the exons ATGAATCAGAGATCACCCGCGAGAGGCCGTCAAAATCAGCTCTTTGACCCAAACGAGATCCATCCTAATCCAGAACACCTAATTCAGCAAAGTGTGGGAAGTGACGAAATCCCCCGTCAGAAGTTGTCATGCTCTCAGCTCATTGACTTTCTGAAATCAAGCAGCAAATCAAATCTAGCGTCTGAACTACTGTTATCAGCTGCTGAAGTCAAATACAGGCCACACGTGACGGAGGCTTCATTTAGACTGATGCAGCAGACAACAGCGTGTGTGGATCAGAGGGTCATCGCTTTGACCGTCGTCAAGAAGGATGTGGAGAATCAGATCTTCTCTAAGAGGAAAGTTTCTGAACACGTGTTTGCAGTGAAAGAAAGCAGCGCTGAGGTTTCCTACCACTGGATGATCGCCACAAGCGGTGAACTGTGGGACATTGGGGATTTCTGTGGGTCCTTGCCAGAGCCGTTCCcaaataaaatgacagattttaatCTCCAAGCTGACTGTAAAGCTCCTGATCTGTCCAGGCGAAGCGTGTGTCCCTCAGCAGAAGAATCGTGGCGTCTGAAGGACGGTCAAAGCCCGGACACACTGACTGACCACGCTGAAGATGACCACGCTGAACATGTCAGAATCCCAGAGTTTCAGAGTCGCAGGTTTGAGGAGATGCCAGTTGTTATCAGCCATGTTGTTCATCCAAACAAGTTCTTCATTCAACACGAGGACACCAATCTCCGTGAACTGTCTGAAATCATGCC GAGGAACAGCAGTAGATCTTTTGCAGAGATGAACCGCATCCCAGACATTGGAGTTTATGTCATGGTTTGGTTTCTCAAGCAAGAGATGTGGTGTCGTGGCCAGATCATCAGAGTCCGTCAGATGAGTCGAG GGCCCAGCAGCAGAGATTGCAGAGACGTTAAGGTGGAGGTCAGGAGGATTGATTATGGAGATGTTGTTTGGGTCTCTCTTTGGGAGGTTAAGGAATTGTCTGGAGAAACCACATCCATACCTGTGCAAGCGCTGCAGGTCTCACTGGCGAAT GTGAGGCCAGTGAATGGAGAAACATGGTCTTTTGAAGCAATCAGCTGGTTCAAGAGTAAAGTGCAGAACAAGACTCTTTATGCCAGACTCTACCCAGAAGAAGGAGAAGTTTTGGTTGAGCTCTTCATGGAGAAGGGAAAGATTGGTGCTATGAG GAGAGGAGACTCTCTGTCTGTCAGACTTGCTCAGAATAGATTTGCCATTCATGAATGTAACAAACCCAGGGGCCTGAAGAGAA GTGGCATCCCAGAACAAAGAAGACAGCAGTCCTTACAGTGGGAGAAATATCTGATCTCCTGTTACAGTCACAACAGGAAATAA